One part of the Bdellovibrio sp. KM01 genome encodes these proteins:
- the rpmG gene encoding 50S ribosomal protein L33 — protein sequence MAKKSGRIIITLECTEARGEGKPVSRYTTTKNKTKTPSRLEKKKYNPNLKRHTVHRETK from the coding sequence ATGGCTAAAAAATCAGGAAGAATCATCATCACTCTTGAGTGCACTGAAGCTCGCGGTGAAGGCAAACCAGTTTCTCGTTACACAACAACGAAAAACAAAACTAAGACTCCAAGCCGTCTTGAAAAGAAAAAATACAATCCAAATTTGAAACGTCACACGGTTCACAGAGAAACTAAGTAA
- the dcd gene encoding dCTP deaminase — protein sequence MILTDQQILEFMEAGAIKVEPFRRECLGTNSYDVHLGKTLAVYENEVLDAKKHNKIRTFEIPDEGFVLMPDTLYLGVTQEYTETLKHVPFLEGKSSVGRLGIDIHATAGKGDVGFCNFWTLEISVKQPVRVYTGMPVGQLIYFEVKGEILTPYNVKPSAKYNEKLPLPVESMMWKNSF from the coding sequence ATGATTCTTACGGATCAGCAGATTCTCGAATTCATGGAAGCTGGCGCAATTAAAGTTGAGCCCTTCCGCAGAGAATGCCTAGGCACGAACTCTTACGATGTTCACTTGGGTAAAACTCTTGCAGTCTATGAAAACGAAGTGCTGGACGCTAAGAAGCATAACAAGATTCGTACTTTCGAGATTCCGGATGAGGGCTTTGTTCTCATGCCGGATACTTTGTATTTGGGCGTTACTCAGGAATACACTGAGACTTTGAAACACGTCCCATTCCTTGAAGGTAAATCCAGTGTTGGTCGTCTTGGTATCGACATCCACGCAACTGCCGGCAAAGGCGACGTGGGTTTCTGTAACTTCTGGACCCTGGAAATCTCCGTAAAACAACCCGTCAGAGTTTACACTGGAATGCCCGTTGGGCAGCTGATCTACTTTGAAGTAAAAGGTGAAATTCTCACGCCATACAACGTGAAGCCTTCTGCTAAGTACAACGAGAAGCTTCCATTACCAGTGGAATCAATGATGTGGAAAAATTCATTCTAA